Proteins encoded in a region of the Triticum dicoccoides isolate Atlit2015 ecotype Zavitan chromosome 3A, WEW_v2.0, whole genome shotgun sequence genome:
- the LOC119270469 gene encoding probable calcium-binding protein CML10 gives MGKMKMPALFRRRSSSKSRSASPPTTPPREEQQEESRQAVGSPARSAEEEMERVFRKFDANGDGRISRPELAALFESLGHAATEDELTRMMAEADADGDGFISLEEFAALNATAPGDDEEDLRLAFKVFDADGSGDISAAELAHVLHGLGEKATVQQCRRMIEGVDKNGDGLISFDEFKVMMAAGFATKMA, from the coding sequence ATgggcaagatgaagatgccggcccTGTTCCGCCGCCGCTCCTCCTCCAAGTCGCGCTCCgcgtcgccgccgacgacccctcCCCGggaggagcagcaggaggagagcCGGCAGGCCGTCGGGTCCCCGGCGCGGTCggcggaggaggagatggagcggGTGTTCCGCAAGTTCGACGCCAACGGCGACGGCCGGATCTCGCGGCCGGAGCTGGCCGCCCTCTTCGAGAGCCTGGGCCACGCGGCCACCGAGGACGAGCTGACCCGCATGATGGCCGAGGCGGACGCGGACGGCGACGGCTTCATCAGCCTGGAGGAGTTCGCGGCGCTCAACgccacggcgcccggcgacgacgaggaggacCTGCGGCTCGCCTTCAAGGTGTTCGACGCGGACGGCAGCGGCGACATCTCGGCCGCGGAGCTGGCGCACGTGCTCCACGGCCTCGGCGAGAAGGCCACGGTCCAGCAGTGCCGGCGCATGATCGAGGGCGTCGACAAGAACGGCGACGGCCTCATCTCCTTCGACGAGTTCAAGGTCATGATGGCCGCCGGCTTCGCCACCAAGATGGCCTGA